TATGGATCTACTTATCTTGGATAATATTTTTATATGGTATAAAATTATGCAATATTTTAGAACAAAATATAAACGACAAAACAACCTTAGCGCTTTAAGCTGACTTAGGATAAAATCTTTGATAAAAAATTATAATAATTACACATTTTTTGATAAATTTTACTTAGATTTTCTTCCGTGCAAAGATGATGCACTCATAAAAGGAATGTGCGGATTTAACGGGATTGTCTTACCTATTTCCTTAGAAAATAGATTCGAATTTTTGGATAAATTTAAGAATTTTGGCTCACAAATATACAAGGCAATATAAAAATTGTAGTTGCCATATTTGCAGCCTTTATGATTATATTATTCTCTAAATTAAGCTAGAAAATCTAGCTTAATTCTACCATTTTTTCGGCTCTTTTTAAAAGCTCTTTTGCACCACGTGCTATAAACTCATCTGCAAAGTTTTTTCCAGCTATGGTATAAGCAAGCTTTGGATAAGTCTTGCTATCTCTTAGAATTTCACTTCCATCTATAAGGCCGAGTATTGCTTCTACTTCTATTTTATCACCTTTTAATTTTGCATTTATTCCGATGGGAGCTTGACATCCACCATTTAATGTATGCACAAAATCTCTTTCTATAGTAGTCTCAACCACGCTTTTTTCATCATTTAAAAACTCTATGGCTTCTAAAATCTCTTTTTTATTCACAGCTTCGATTCCCAAAGCGCCTTGTCCCATAGCTGGGATAGTATTGATAGGGCTAGTAAATTTAACTTCATTATTCAGTTTCAAACGATTGATTCCTGCCATAGCTAGTATGATAGCATCAAACTCGCCATTTTTTAGTTTAGCAATACGCGAATTTACATTTCCTCTAAGAGAGATAATCTCAAGATCACTTCTACTAGCTAAAATTTGCATCTTTCTACGGAGCGAAGTAGTGCCTACTTTAGCATTTTTAGGAAGTT
The sequence above is a segment of the Campylobacter hyointestinalis subsp. lawsonii genome. Coding sequences within it:
- the hemC gene encoding hydroxymethylbilane synthase, which encodes MNIRIASRNSALALWQTYHIRDLLISKGHSVEIITMKTKGDVILDTPLAKIGGKGLFTKELENSMLEGSADIAVHSLKDVPTTFPDGLKLACVCSREDVRDAMLSMKYRSLEELPKNAKVGTTSLRRKMQILASRSDLEIISLRGNVNSRIAKLKNGEFDAIILAMAGINRLKLNNEVKFTSPINTIPAMGQGALGIEAVNKKEILEAIEFLNDEKSVVETTIERDFVHTLNGGCQAPIGINAKLKGDKIEVEAILGLIDGSEILRDSKTYPKLAYTIAGKNFADEFIARGAKELLKRAEKMVELS